CGAGCCGACGACCGAGCGGTTTCCGCTCGTACAGTCGACACTGACCGAAATACCTTCCGCATGCCGCGCAAAGCCGATGCATTCAGCCGAAAGCCGGAACTGGATTCCTTCGCGCTCCAGAATGTCCTTGATCGCCTCCGATACGTCCTCGTCCTCGCGGCTGATCAGCCGCGGGCCCTTCTCGACGACGGTCACCTCGCTGCCGAAGCGGCGGTACATCTGGGCGAACTCCAGGCCGATGTAGCTGCCGCCGATCACCACCAGATGGCGCGGCAGAAAGTCGACCTCCATCATGGTCGAGTTGGTGAGGTGGGTGATGTCGCTAAGCCCCGGCATATCGGGCACATTGGCGCGGCCGCCGACATTAATGAAGATGCGGGGTCCGGTCAGCAGCTCATCGCCGACGCGCACGCTGTCCGGACCCTCGAAACGCGCATGGCCGCGGAGCAGCGTGCAGTTCTCCATGCCGGCGATCCAGTCCTCCAGATTGCTGCGCGATGCCGAGGCAATGGCATCCTTGCGCGCCTTCACCGACTTCATGTCGACTGTGACGGGGCCGCTGACCGAGACGCCGTAGTCGCCCGAACGGCGCGCGAGATGCGCTGCATAGGCGCTTGCGACCATCGCCTTGGTCGGCGTGCAGCCGGTGTTGACGCAGGTGCCGCCGACCAGCTTGCGCTCGATCAGCGCGACCTTCATCCCGGCCGAGCTGAGCCGCCCGGCAAGCGGAGGACCGGCCTGGCCGGCGCCGATGACGATGGCGTCGAACGGCCGAGCGTTCATGAGACAGCTCCAACGATCAGCAGGCCGCCGACGATGGCGACCGCGTCCTCGATCAGCGCTGCCGGCCGGTCGTTCCCAAAGGCCGCGGCAAGGCGCGCGCGAAGGTCGGCGCCGCCATAGGTGCCGATCACTGCGCCGACGGCGCTGGCGATCGCGCCCGCGAGGGCAGCGCCGGTGGCGGCCCCGAGAACCGCGCCGGCGAATGCCCCCGATACCAGCCGCGCGCCGAACTGCTGCGGCACCTTGCGGCTCGGCGTCGACGGCAACTGGTCGGTGATGAATTCCACGATGGCGAGCACGGTGAATACGGCAAGCGCCGCCCAGTGGCCCATGAAGGCGGCCCATGTGCCGGCGAGCGGCAGCCATCCCAGCCCTGCGCCCCAGGCGACGGCGGCGGGCGCCGTCATGGCCCGAAGCCCGGCGACCACGCCAATCAGCAAGGCAAGCACATAGAGCATGACCCCTCGAGCCGCTGCAACGATTGGGTGCAGGCTAGCAGAAGTCTTGGGGATAGCTAAGGCATTCTCTCGATGCCGCGCGGATAGACAGGCGGCCAGGGAAAGCCCCCTCTCAGCCTTGCTTGCTCGGCCCCTCTCTCCCACTCCGGGGCGAGGATGGGAGCAAGCAGATTGAGGCACATCCTCTCCCAAACGGGGTGAGGTGGGTAGGAATGGCTCGATGGAAGCTAGAACAGCCCTTCGATCTGCCCGGCCTCGTTGAGGAAGATCTTCTCCGACGAGGGGGTCTTGGGAAGCCCCGGCATGGTCATGATCTCACCGCAGATGGCGACGACGAAGCCGGCGCCGGCCGACAGGCGCACCTCGCGGACCGGGACGACGTGGCCGGTCGGCGCGCCGCGCAGGTTCGGATCGGTCGAGAAGGAATACTGCGTCTTCGCCATGCAGACCGGCAGGTCGCCGTAGCCGGCCGCCTCCCAGGCATGCAGCTGGTCGCGCACGCTCTTGTCGGCGATCGCTTCCGAGCCGCGATAGATGCGCTTCACGATGGTGTCGATCTTGTCGAAGAGCTTCATCTCGTTCGGATAGAGCGGCGCGAACTGCGATGCGCCGTGTTCGGCCAGATCTGCCACCTTGTGCGCCAGCTCCTCGATGCCGGCGGAACCCTGCGCCCAATGCTTGCACAGTATGGCTTCCTCGCCGAGCGAAGCGACAAAATCCTTGACCTCCTGGATTTCGGCTTCGGTATCGGAGTGGAAATGATTGATGGCCACCACCGCCGGCACGCCGAACTGCTTCACGTTCTCGATATGGCGGCCGAGATTGGCGCAGCCCTTGTGGACGGCCTCGATGTTCTCCTTGCCGAGGTCCTCCTTCTTGACGCCGCCGTTCATCTTCAGCGCGCGCACGGTCGCCACGATCACGGCGGCTGCGGGCTTCAGGCCGGCCTTGCGGCACTTGATGTCGAAGAATTTTTCCGCACCGAGATCCGCGCCGAACCCGGCTTCGGTGACGACATAGTCGGCGAGCTTCAGCGCGGTCGTCGTGGCGACCACCGAGTTGCAGCCATGGGCGATGTTGGCGAATGGACCACCGTGCACGAAGGCCGGGTTGTTCTCCAGCGTCTGCACGAGATTGGGCTGCATGGCGTCCTTGAGCAGCACGGCCATGGCGCCGTCGGCCTTGAGGTCGCGGGCGTAGACGGCGCTCTTGTCACGGCGATAGGCCACGATGATGTCGCCGAGGCGCTTCTCCAGGTCCTTCAGGTCCGTGGCCAGGCACAGGATCGCCATGACCTCGGAAGCCACTGTGATGTCGAAGCCGGCCTCGCGCGGAAAACCGTTGGCGACGCCGCCAAGCGACGCGATGATCTCGCGCAGAGCGCGGTCGTTCATGTCCATGACGCGCCGCCAGGTGACGCGGCGTGTGTCGATGCCGAGCTCGTTGCCCCAGTAGATGTGGTTGTCGATGAGCGCGGAGAGCAGGTTGTGCGCCGTGGTGAT
This portion of the Mesorhizobium shangrilense genome encodes:
- a CDS encoding FAD-containing oxidoreductase, whose protein sequence is MNARPFDAIVIGAGQAGPPLAGRLSSAGMKVALIERKLVGGTCVNTGCTPTKAMVASAYAAHLARRSGDYGVSVSGPVTVDMKSVKARKDAIASASRSNLEDWIAGMENCTLLRGHARFEGPDSVRVGDELLTGPRIFINVGGRANVPDMPGLSDITHLTNSTMMEVDFLPRHLVVIGGSYIGLEFAQMYRRFGSEVTVVEKGPRLISREDEDVSEAIKDILEREGIQFRLSAECIGFARHAEGISVSVDCTSGNRSVVGSHVLLAIGRTPNTDDLGLDLAGVRTDKRGYIDVDDQLRTSVPGIWAMGDCNGRGAFTHTSYNDFEIVAANLLDNDPRRVSDRIEAYALYIDPPLGRAGMTEAAVRESGRRALVGMRPMTRVGRAVEKGETQGFMKLLVDADSNEILGCSVLGPGGDEAVHCVLDLMYAKAPVATLQRAVHIHPNVSELLPTIAQELKPLK
- a CDS encoding DUF4126 domain-containing protein, with the protein product MLYVLALLIGVVAGLRAMTAPAAVAWGAGLGWLPLAGTWAAFMGHWAALAVFTVLAIVEFITDQLPSTPSRKVPQQFGARLVSGAFAGAVLGAATGAALAGAIASAVGAVIGTYGGADLRARLAAAFGNDRPAALIEDAVAIVGGLLIVGAVS
- a CDS encoding formate--tetrahydrofolate ligase, which codes for MADVQTDIEIARAANKKPIMEIGGKLGIPVEHLLPYGHDKAKISAEFIRSTQANTSGKLILVTAINPTPAGEGKTTTTVGLGDGLNRIGKKAIICIREASLGPNFGVKGGAAGGGYAQVVPMEDMNLHFTGDFHAITTAHNLLSALIDNHIYWGNELGIDTRRVTWRRVMDMNDRALREIIASLGGVANGFPREAGFDITVASEVMAILCLATDLKDLEKRLGDIIVAYRRDKSAVYARDLKADGAMAVLLKDAMQPNLVQTLENNPAFVHGGPFANIAHGCNSVVATTTALKLADYVVTEAGFGADLGAEKFFDIKCRKAGLKPAAAVIVATVRALKMNGGVKKEDLGKENIEAVHKGCANLGRHIENVKQFGVPAVVAINHFHSDTEAEIQEVKDFVASLGEEAILCKHWAQGSAGIEELAHKVADLAEHGASQFAPLYPNEMKLFDKIDTIVKRIYRGSEAIADKSVRDQLHAWEAAGYGDLPVCMAKTQYSFSTDPNLRGAPTGHVVPVREVRLSAGAGFVVAICGEIMTMPGLPKTPSSEKIFLNEAGQIEGLF